In the genome of Pieris rapae chromosome 6, ilPieRapa1.1, whole genome shotgun sequence, one region contains:
- the LOC110992471 gene encoding uncharacterized protein LOC110992471, translating to MRKKIFIFLIFILASNHIAYGTHGNNTNIHDHKQNTGKTSERTKRSSNIKSFLQYEPSDTDGIGQKLTDKLKLDTIKDDSPFWGARGRRESSSLENSEELPMTNEKVCSPHSKTCLSINSIYRNDMPFWGNRGRRYDSSSEENSKEVSDDRVRRQEEDDPFWGSRGRRIEDEPFWGSRGRRLESNEYQSSKHRALYNDDETPFWGNRGRRTMNALYNEPEPFWGNRGKEYKNYLQQLNEEEPFWATRGKRYRNFDDTLKPITSEFENSSKLSRLRDASSFWANRGRDSKLKNLFTGTLRGRDKAQVINKEVSVGFHIKPMEQNTIQDDRIYAEEPSYILIERSSRSSMEDDPYIITRGKKYGSRIAKAARDRRGALEDIVRSVQKDPFYIARGKKNSFIKVGNTIMALNSLNKDKVCSMIQSLQGQGGYIRKREVNDPERDRRAILQKLAAKLQEDPYFVSRGKKDKINEDEKIQDFADIANMCS from the coding sequence atgcGTAAGAAAATCTTCATCTTCCTGATATTCATTCTTGCATCTAACCATATAGCATACGGAACACATGGCAATAACACGAATATACATGACCATAAACAAAATACCGGGAAGACTAGCGAACGAACGAAACGATCTTCAAATATCAAATCATTCTTACAGTATGAACCAAGCGATACCGATGGAATTGGACAAAAGCTCAcagacaaattaaaattagatacGATTAAAGATGACAGCCCATTTTGGGGTGCAAGAGGAAGGAGAGAAAGTTCCTCTTTGGAGAATTCTGAAGAACTACCTATGACGAACGAAAAAGTTTGTTCTCCACACAGTAAAACATGTCTCtcaatcaattcaatttataGAAATGACATGCCTTTTTGGGGTAATCGTGGCCGACGTTATGATAGTAGCAGTGAAGAAAATAGTAAAGAAGTTTCGGATGACAGAGTTAGACGACAAGAAGAAGACGATCCATTCTGGGGTAGCAGGGGCAGAAGAATTGAAGACGAACCTTTTTGGGGAAGCCGCGGTAGACGTTTAGAAAGCAACGAGTATCAATCTTCGAAGCACCGCGCCTTATACAATGACGATGAAACACCGTTTTGGGGAAACAGAGGCCGACGGACGATGAATGCACTCTACAATGAACCAGAACCGTTCTGGGGCAACCGAGGTAaggaatacaaaaattatcttCAACAGTTAAATGAAGAAGAACCATTTTGGGCAACGAGAGGTAAAAGATACCGGAATTTTGATGATACTCTAAAACCAATTACTTCTGAATTTGAAAACAGTTCCAAATTGTCACGTTTAAGGGATGCCTCTTCATTTTGGGCAAATAGAGGTAGAGATAGtaaattgaaaaatctttttacTGGGACATTAAGAGGACGTGACAAAGCCCaggttattaataaagaagtGAGTGTGGGGTTCCACATCAAGCCTATGGAGCAAAATACAATTCAGGATGACAGAATTTACGCTGAAGAAccaagttatattttaattgaacgtAGTAGTAGGTCATCCATGGAGGATGAcccatatattataacaagaGGAAAAAAGTATGGGAGTCGTATAGCTAAAGCTGCAAGAGATCGGCGAGGAGCATTAGAAGACATAGTGAGATCAGTACAAAAAGATCCTTTTTATATAGCGAGgggtaaaaaaaattccttTATCAAAGTTGGCAATACTATTATGGCACTTAACAGTTTGAACAAAGATAAAGTTTGTAGCATGATTCAGTCGCTACAGGGACAAGGAGgttatattagaaaaagaGAAGTAAATGATCCAGAAAGAGACAGAAGAGCCATTTTACAAAAGTTGGCTGCAAAATTGCAAGAAGATCCTTATTTTGTAAGTAGAggtaaaaaagataaaataaatgaagatgAGAAGATTCAAGATTTTGCCGATATCGCTAATATgtgtagttaa